The Chloroflexota bacterium genome includes a window with the following:
- the ftsY gene encoding signal recognition particle-docking protein FtsY, with protein sequence MFARFFGRNKEENKEKIDQGLARTKSSVFDRIKELFVESDITPELYDDLEALLIQGDVGMAVTEPLIERLRKLNLKRADEVRQALKAELVNILTTSAKRAPDEPRLLTVHLFIGVNGTGKTTSIAKLASVYSTQGRKVVLAAADTFRAAAIDQLQVWGGRVGVPVIAHQPGADPGAVVYDAIVYAFSHKADILLIDTAGRLTTKFNLMQELGKIHSVAAKQVHAAPHETFLVLDATTGQNAISQAKNFTEVAKVTGIILSKLDGTAKGGVAFAISKELGIPIRFATTGEKLDDIAEFDPQDFVDDLFE encoded by the coding sequence ATGTTTGCACGCTTTTTCGGCCGCAATAAAGAAGAAAACAAAGAGAAGATCGACCAGGGACTGGCGCGCACCAAGTCCTCGGTCTTCGACCGCATCAAAGAACTGTTCGTCGAGAGCGACATCACGCCGGAGCTGTACGACGACCTCGAAGCGCTGCTGATCCAGGGCGATGTTGGCATGGCCGTGACGGAGCCGCTGATCGAGCGGCTGCGCAAATTGAACCTCAAACGCGCCGATGAGGTGCGCCAGGCGCTCAAAGCCGAACTGGTCAACATCCTGACGACGAGCGCCAAGCGCGCGCCCGACGAGCCGCGCCTGCTGACGGTGCACCTGTTCATCGGCGTCAACGGCACCGGCAAGACGACGAGCATCGCCAAACTAGCCAGCGTCTACAGCACGCAGGGCCGCAAGGTGGTGCTGGCCGCGGCCGATACCTTCCGCGCCGCCGCCATCGACCAGTTGCAGGTCTGGGGCGGGCGCGTCGGCGTGCCGGTCATCGCGCACCAGCCCGGCGCAGACCCCGGCGCGGTTGTCTACGATGCCATCGTGTACGCCTTCTCGCACAAAGCCGATATCCTGCTGATCGACACCGCCGGGCGGCTGACGACCAAGTTCAATCTGATGCAGGAACTGGGCAAGATTCACTCGGTGGCCGCCAAGCAGGTGCACGCCGCGCCGCACGAGACGTTCCTGGTGCTCGACGCGACGACCGGGCAGAACGCGATCTCGCAGGCGAAGAACTTCACCGAGGTCGCCAAAGTCACCGGCATCATCCTGAGCAAGCTGGACGGCACCGCCAAGGGCGGCGTCGCCTTCGCCATCAGCAAGGAACTGGGCATCCCGATCCGGTTTGCGACGACGGGCGAAAAACTCGACGATATCGCCGAATTCGATCCGCAGGATTTTGTGGACGATCTGTTTGAGTGA
- the prfB gene encoding peptide chain release factor 2, translating into MSWCVFDVAGQEREIASLDEQSAQPDFWQNAEQAQETMRRLSALKVDASAWRSLEHRARDAFGLLELAAEAGDANIVAEIEQEAAAIKRDLEQREFRLMLSGSHDRNSAILAIHAGAGGTESQDWAAMLLRMFTRWAERKDFRVGLVDETPGEEAGIKSVTLEISGEYAYGYLKGEMGVHRLVRLSPFDSAHRRHTSFALVEVMPELSDDMNEIEIRTDEVKMDVFRSSGAGGQNVQKTSTAVRLTHLPTGIVVTCQNERSQVQNRETAMKVLKSRLYELAHAEREEEIARIKGKHGGMGFGNQNQVRSYVLHPYQMAKDQRTDFETSNTQGVLDGDLDPFIEAYLRRQMPVGR; encoded by the coding sequence ATCTCCTGGTGCGTCTTTGACGTAGCCGGCCAGGAACGTGAAATTGCTTCGCTGGACGAGCAGTCGGCGCAGCCCGATTTCTGGCAGAACGCCGAGCAGGCCCAGGAGACGATGCGCCGCCTGTCGGCGTTGAAGGTGGATGCTTCGGCGTGGCGCTCGCTGGAGCACCGCGCCCGCGACGCGTTCGGCCTGCTGGAACTGGCGGCCGAAGCCGGCGACGCGAACATCGTCGCGGAGATCGAGCAGGAGGCGGCCGCCATCAAGCGCGACCTGGAGCAGCGCGAGTTCCGGTTGATGCTCTCTGGCAGCCATGACCGCAACAGCGCCATCCTCGCCATCCACGCCGGGGCGGGCGGCACCGAGTCGCAGGACTGGGCCGCCATGCTCCTGCGCATGTTCACGCGCTGGGCCGAGCGCAAGGACTTCCGCGTCGGCCTGGTGGACGAGACGCCCGGCGAAGAGGCGGGCATCAAGAGCGTCACGCTGGAGATCAGCGGCGAGTACGCCTACGGCTACCTGAAGGGCGAGATGGGCGTGCACCGCCTGGTGCGCCTGTCGCCGTTCGACTCGGCGCACCGCCGCCACACCTCGTTCGCGCTGGTCGAGGTGATGCCGGAACTGTCCGACGACATGAACGAGATCGAAATCCGAACCGACGAAGTGAAGATGGACGTCTTCCGCTCCAGCGGCGCGGGCGGCCAGAACGTGCAGAAGACCTCCACCGCCGTGCGGTTGACGCACCTGCCGACCGGCATCGTCGTGACCTGCCAGAACGAGCGCTCGCAGGTGCAGAACCGCGAAACGGCGATGAAGGTGCTCAAGTCGCGGCTGTACGAACTGGCGCATGCCGAGCGCGAGGAAGAGATCGCGCGCATCAAGGGCAAGCACGGCGGCATGGGTTTCGGCAACCAGAACCAGGTGCGCTCGTACGTCCTGCACCCGTACCAGATGGCCAAGGACCAACGCACCGATTTCGAGACCAGCAATACGCAGGGGGTGCTCGACGGCGACCTCGACCCATTCATCGAGGCGTACCTGCGCCGACAGATGCCGGTTGGCCGTTAG
- a CDS encoding citrate synthase/methylcitrate synthase, translated as MSNTPVKGLRGVVAGQTAVSQVYGEEGRLVYRGYSIRDLVAHATFEEVAYLLWNGELPNRAQAEHLQHQMAAERALPGMVMDFLGRVPKDAAPMDVLRTAVSMLGLVDRQQTPTVSQAISATARVATILAAFHRIRTGQSPLAPRADLSHTGNYIYMLTGKEPSEVAARCLGAYFILLADHSFNASTFTARVVTSTDSDLYSALSAAIGALKGPLHGGAPSLVLAMLNEIGSSDRAEAWLRDSIAARKPIMGIGHRVYRSEDPRAEVLRGLAQEVCEPAFFQFAYDVEQTALRLVHENPRAARMYTNVEYYSAAVLHAAGLPPDLFTPTFAASRTSGYTAHILEQHAEHDLIRPLAAYSGPTDKQAVPLAQRG; from the coding sequence ATGTCGAATACGCCTGTCAAGGGCCTGCGCGGCGTCGTGGCCGGACAAACCGCGGTCAGCCAGGTGTACGGCGAGGAAGGCCGCCTCGTCTACCGCGGCTACAGCATCCGCGACCTGGTCGCCCACGCTACGTTTGAAGAGGTTGCGTACCTGCTCTGGAACGGCGAACTGCCGAACCGGGCGCAAGCCGAACACCTGCAGCACCAGATGGCAGCCGAGCGCGCCCTGCCGGGCATGGTGATGGATTTCCTCGGGCGCGTACCGAAGGACGCCGCGCCGATGGATGTGCTGCGCACGGCCGTGTCGATGCTCGGCCTGGTGGACCGCCAGCAGACGCCGACCGTCTCGCAGGCGATCAGCGCCACCGCCAGGGTCGCGACCATCCTGGCGGCGTTCCACCGCATCCGCACGGGCCAGTCGCCGCTGGCGCCGCGCGCCGATCTGAGCCATACCGGCAACTACATTTACATGCTGACCGGCAAGGAGCCGAGCGAGGTCGCCGCGCGCTGCCTGGGCGCGTACTTCATCCTGCTGGCCGACCATTCGTTCAACGCCTCGACCTTCACCGCGCGCGTCGTGACCTCGACCGATTCCGACCTGTATTCGGCGCTCAGCGCGGCGATCGGCGCGCTGAAGGGGCCGCTGCACGGCGGCGCGCCGTCGCTGGTGCTGGCGATGCTGAACGAGATTGGGTCGTCCGACAGAGCGGAAGCGTGGCTGCGCGACTCGATCGCGGCGCGCAAGCCGATCATGGGCATCGGCCACCGGGTGTACCGCTCCGAGGATCCGCGCGCCGAAGTCTTGCGCGGGCTGGCGCAGGAGGTCTGCGAGCCGGCATTCTTCCAGTTTGCTTATGATGTGGAGCAGACGGCGCTACGGCTGGTGCACGAAAACCCGCGCGCCGCGCGCATGTACACGAATGTGGAGTATTACAGCGCGGCCGTCCTACACGCGGCAGGCCTGCCGCCCGACCTGTTCACGCCGACCTTCGCCGCGAGCCGCACGTCGGGCTACACCGCGCACATCCTGGAGCAGCACGCCGAGCACGATCTGATCCGCCCGCTGGCTGCCTACAGCGGCCCGACGGACAAGCAGGCCGTGCCGCTGGCGCAGCGCGGTTGA
- a CDS encoding AAA family ATPase, producing the protein MLTQLRIKNFKRLSDASIELGKAVVFIGPNNSGKTTALQALALWEIGLRRWMEKRGGHSAAEQRPGVAINRRDLIAIPVPDANLLWRDLHVRNVERPDGRQRTPNIRIEIVVDGVTDGRTWSCGLEFDYANEESFYCRPLRLGEKDSGQRMPIPNAATAVRTAFLPPMSGLAAVEPKWEAGRVNVLIGEGQTAQVLRNLCHQIYELADTNPGWGELCGHIQRLFGVELVPPRYIKERGEVTMAYREPHALELDLSSAGRGLQQTLLLLAHLYANPGTLLLLDEPDAHLEVLRQRQIYQLLTAVAEAQGSQVIAASHSEVVLNEAATRDLVIAFVGRPHRIEGRNSQVMKALTDLGFDQYYQAEQTGWVLYLEGPTDLAILQTWARALNHPAATVLERPFVHYVANNLPQIARDHFYGLREAKPDLVGLAIFDRLDRRLNEGQPLTELMWMRREIENYLSTEAVLLSYARANLPGDLFGAAEADRREQAMRDAIGEVTAALATFGKPGPWSADVKASDDFLSPLFRAYFRRLDLPNLMDKNDYHALAQLMPREVLDPEISTMLDAIVAVAAKAQPAE; encoded by the coding sequence ATGCTAACCCAACTCCGCATCAAAAATTTCAAGCGGCTCAGCGACGCGTCCATTGAATTGGGCAAGGCAGTAGTCTTTATCGGTCCCAACAACTCCGGCAAGACGACCGCGCTGCAGGCGCTGGCCTTGTGGGAAATCGGGTTGCGGCGTTGGATGGAGAAGCGCGGTGGCCACTCTGCTGCCGAGCAACGCCCCGGCGTCGCGATCAACCGACGAGATCTGATTGCCATACCGGTGCCCGATGCCAACCTATTGTGGCGCGACCTGCATGTACGCAATGTCGAGCGGCCGGATGGACGGCAACGAACCCCAAATATCCGCATTGAGATCGTGGTGGATGGTGTGACAGATGGAAGAACCTGGTCATGCGGCCTTGAGTTCGACTATGCCAATGAGGAATCATTCTACTGTCGTCCCCTGCGTTTGGGTGAAAAAGACTCGGGTCAGCGGATGCCCATACCCAATGCCGCGACAGCAGTTCGCACCGCATTTCTACCGCCAATGTCAGGTTTGGCAGCCGTAGAACCTAAATGGGAAGCCGGGCGGGTGAACGTGTTGATTGGCGAAGGCCAGACTGCGCAGGTGTTGCGTAACTTATGCCACCAGATTTATGAGTTGGCGGACACAAATCCGGGGTGGGGCGAGTTATGCGGACATATTCAACGGTTGTTTGGTGTGGAGTTGGTACCGCCACGTTATATCAAGGAGCGCGGAGAGGTCACGATGGCCTATCGTGAGCCTCACGCACTGGAGTTAGACCTGTCTTCGGCTGGACGCGGCCTGCAGCAAACGCTCTTATTGCTGGCGCATCTGTACGCTAATCCAGGAACGCTGTTGCTACTGGACGAGCCTGACGCGCACTTGGAAGTCCTGCGGCAACGGCAGATCTATCAACTCCTGACTGCGGTCGCTGAGGCGCAGGGTTCGCAGGTGATTGCCGCGAGCCATTCGGAAGTCGTGTTGAATGAAGCTGCCACCCGCGACCTGGTCATTGCGTTCGTCGGACGACCGCACCGCATCGAAGGTCGCAATAGTCAGGTTATGAAGGCGCTCACTGATCTGGGCTTCGACCAGTACTATCAGGCCGAACAAACGGGGTGGGTGCTTTACCTGGAGGGGCCGACCGACCTCGCGATACTGCAAACATGGGCGCGCGCACTCAATCACCCCGCGGCGACGGTGCTGGAGCGTCCATTTGTGCACTATGTTGCGAACAACCTCCCCCAAATAGCACGCGACCATTTCTATGGCCTGCGCGAAGCGAAGCCGGATCTCGTGGGGTTGGCGATCTTCGACCGACTCGACCGGCGATTGAACGAAGGACAGCCGTTGACGGAGCTTATGTGGATGCGCCGGGAAATTGAAAATTACCTGAGCACCGAGGCGGTACTCCTGTCATACGCACGTGCCAATTTGCCCGGCGATCTATTTGGGGCGGCAGAGGCTGACCGGCGCGAACAAGCCATGCGGGACGCCATCGGAGAGGTTACCGCCGCGCTGGCGACCTTCGGCAAGCCAGGTCCGTGGTCAGCGGACGTGAAAGCAAGCGACGATTTTCTCTCGCCTTTGTTCCGCGCATATTTCCGAAGACTTGACTTGCCCAATCTGATGGACAAGAACGACTACCATGCGCTGGCGCAGCTTATGCCGCGGGAAGTCCTTGATCCGGAGATCAGCACGATGCTTGATGCGATCGTCGCTGTGGCTGCGAAAGCGCAACCAGCAGAATAA
- a CDS encoding metallophosphoesterase family protein, which translates to MLIGVISDTHGYYDSQIDARFAGVDLIIHAGDIGGEPVRSALARIAPVVAVRGNADVGQLGRLPLIQTVEAEDARLLVTHIAGLPERMSREVRRAYEQMRPDAVIFGHSHQIQAAIADGGTLFFNPGAAGKQGFHTVRSIGLLEVHGRAITARHIELHPRYATRTGD; encoded by the coding sequence ATGCTCATCGGCGTCATCTCCGACACCCACGGATACTACGACTCGCAGATCGACGCGCGGTTCGCCGGCGTCGACCTGATCATTCACGCCGGCGATATCGGCGGCGAGCCGGTCCGCAGCGCGCTGGCGCGCATCGCGCCGGTGGTGGCCGTGCGCGGCAACGCCGACGTCGGGCAACTGGGCCGCCTGCCGCTGATCCAGACGGTCGAAGCGGAGGATGCGCGCCTACTGGTGACGCATATCGCCGGGCTGCCGGAGCGCATGTCGCGCGAGGTGCGCCGCGCCTACGAGCAGATGCGGCCCGACGCGGTGATCTTCGGCCACAGCCACCAGATTCAGGCCGCAATCGCCGACGGCGGCACGTTGTTCTTCAACCCCGGCGCGGCCGGCAAGCAGGGCTTCCACACGGTGCGCAGCATCGGCCTGCTGGAAGTGCATGGCCGGGCGATCACAGCGCGCCATATCGAGTTGCATCCCCGCTACGCGACCCGCACCGGCGATTGA
- a CDS encoding CBS domain-containing protein, with amino-acid sequence MAYLSEIVGREVVDNKSAFLGRLQDVLIVIGEREAYPRVAALAVSTRDPEQPHLLPWGGTEDMAGTRIKLQKPSSSPYVLGGNEVWLARDVMDKQVIDINDHRIVRVNDLELGKIGTDYCLINVDIGGRGLLRRLGWEDTADRVARALRRTLPEREIAWSEMSFLPGGSLRINVARHQLDNLHPADIAEILEDAGPAVAAELIRNLDDEKVADTLEELDPEFQAEVLEKFSDERAADIVEEMQPDEAADLLNEMDEERREDILNLMDKEEKAEVEELLVHEEDSAGGLMTTRYVSVPPGLTAGEALRRLRDSAAAREAETIYYVYVTDADETLRGVVSLSDVVLADPGAQLEEVMHKHPVTVLPTAPREDVLELISRYDLLAVPVVDDQNRLQGIVTADDALEMILPEELKVKLPRMFVH; translated from the coding sequence ATGGCCTATTTGAGCGAGATCGTCGGCCGCGAAGTGGTTGACAACAAAAGCGCCTTCCTCGGCCGCCTGCAAGATGTGCTGATTGTGATCGGCGAGCGCGAGGCGTATCCGCGCGTCGCCGCGCTGGCAGTGTCTACACGCGACCCAGAGCAACCGCATCTGCTGCCCTGGGGCGGCACCGAAGACATGGCCGGCACGCGCATCAAGCTGCAAAAACCCTCTTCCAGCCCCTACGTCCTCGGCGGCAACGAGGTCTGGCTGGCGCGCGACGTGATGGACAAACAGGTGATCGACATCAACGACCACCGTATCGTGCGCGTCAACGATCTCGAACTAGGCAAGATCGGCACCGACTACTGTTTGATCAACGTGGATATCGGCGGGCGCGGCCTGCTGCGGCGCCTCGGCTGGGAAGACACGGCCGACCGTGTGGCGCGCGCGCTGCGGCGCACGCTGCCCGAGCGCGAGATCGCCTGGAGCGAGATGAGCTTCCTGCCGGGCGGCAGCCTGCGCATCAACGTGGCGCGCCATCAACTGGACAACCTGCACCCGGCCGATATCGCCGAGATCCTGGAGGATGCCGGCCCGGCCGTCGCCGCCGAGCTGATTCGCAACCTCGACGACGAGAAGGTGGCCGACACGCTGGAAGAACTCGACCCCGAATTCCAGGCCGAGGTGCTGGAGAAGTTCAGCGACGAGCGCGCCGCCGACATCGTCGAGGAGATGCAGCCCGACGAGGCGGCCGACCTGCTCAACGAGATGGACGAGGAGCGCCGCGAAGACATCCTCAATCTGATGGACAAAGAGGAGAAGGCGGAGGTCGAGGAGCTGCTGGTGCACGAGGAGGACAGCGCCGGCGGCCTGATGACCACCCGCTATGTGAGCGTGCCGCCGGGATTGACGGCCGGCGAGGCGCTGCGCCGCCTGCGCGACAGCGCCGCCGCCCGCGAAGCCGAGACGATCTACTACGTCTACGTCACCGACGCCGACGAAACGCTGCGCGGGGTGGTTTCGTTGAGCGACGTGGTGCTGGCCGATCCGGGCGCGCAGTTGGAGGAGGTCATGCACAAGCACCCGGTGACGGTCTTGCCGACCGCGCCGCGCGAAGATGTGCTCGAGCTGATCTCGCGCTACGATCTGCTGGCGGTGCCGGTCGTGGATGACCAGAACCGGCTGCAGGGCATCGTGACCGCCGACGACGCACTGGAAATGATTCTGCCCGAAGAACTGAAAGTGAAACTGCCCCGGATGTTCGTGCACTAA
- a CDS encoding Nramp family divalent metal transporter, with translation MNLQQRWKAMRPRLLLFLAVVGPGIITANVDNDAGGITTYSVAGAHYGYGLMWELVLVTVALVIVQEMSARLAVVTGKGLADLIRESMGVRITALIIGLLLIANLANTVSEFAGVAASMEIFGISKYISVPLAAIGVWLLVVKGSYKIVERVFLVASALYLSYVISGVMADPPWGEVLRATVSPTFQLDAGYVIIFVTVIGTTIAPWMQFYLQSSIVDKGIKLSEYNYERLDVVVGSLLAPLVAAFIVIACAATIYVKGIPISTAEDAALALGPLAGQYAATLFAFGLLNASVFSAAILPLSTAYVVCEAFGWESGVSRDWKDAPVFFGIYTTFIVLGAAIILLPIRSLIEVMLASQTLNGVLLPVILIAMLKLINNKRLMGAYVNGRIFNTLAWVTVIILIGLTVLLVVTSVFPGLLV, from the coding sequence ATGAACCTTCAACAACGCTGGAAAGCCATGCGTCCGCGCCTGCTGCTGTTCCTGGCCGTCGTCGGGCCGGGGATCATCACCGCCAATGTGGATAACGACGCTGGCGGCATCACGACATACTCCGTCGCCGGCGCCCATTATGGCTACGGCCTGATGTGGGAGTTGGTGCTGGTCACCGTCGCACTGGTTATCGTGCAGGAAATGAGTGCGCGACTGGCCGTCGTGACCGGCAAGGGGCTGGCCGACCTGATCCGCGAGAGTATGGGTGTGCGTATCACCGCGCTCATCATCGGGCTGCTATTGATCGCCAATCTGGCCAACACGGTCAGCGAGTTTGCGGGCGTCGCCGCCAGCATGGAGATTTTCGGCATCAGCAAATACATCTCGGTGCCGCTGGCCGCAATCGGCGTCTGGCTGCTGGTCGTCAAGGGCAGCTACAAGATCGTCGAGCGCGTCTTCCTGGTTGCCAGCGCGCTTTATTTGTCCTATGTCATCTCCGGCGTGATGGCCGACCCACCGTGGGGCGAGGTCCTGCGCGCGACGGTTTCGCCGACCTTCCAGCTCGATGCCGGCTACGTCATCATCTTCGTCACCGTGATCGGCACAACCATCGCGCCCTGGATGCAGTTCTACCTGCAGTCGTCGATTGTGGACAAGGGCATCAAGCTGAGCGAGTACAACTACGAGCGGCTGGATGTCGTGGTCGGCTCGCTGCTGGCGCCGCTGGTCGCGGCGTTTATCGTCATCGCGTGCGCGGCCACGATCTATGTCAAGGGCATACCAATCAGCACGGCGGAAGATGCAGCGCTGGCGCTCGGTCCGCTGGCCGGGCAGTACGCGGCGACGCTGTTCGCGTTCGGCCTGTTGAACGCCTCGGTGTTCTCGGCGGCGATCTTGCCGCTGTCCACCGCCTATGTCGTCTGCGAGGCGTTCGGCTGGGAGTCGGGCGTCAGCCGCGACTGGAAGGATGCGCCAGTCTTCTTTGGCATCTACACGACCTTTATTGTGCTGGGCGCAGCGATCATCCTCCTGCCGATCCGCTCGTTGATCGAGGTGATGCTGGCCAGCCAGACGCTCAACGGCGTGCTGCTGCCGGTCATTTTGATCGCCATGCTGAAACTGATCAACAATAAGCGGTTGATGGGCGCGTACGTCAACGGCCGCATCTTTAACACGCTGGCCTGGGTGACAGTGATCATTCTCATCGGGCTGACCGTCCTGCTCGTGGTCACCAGCGTCTTCCCGGGATTGCTGGTCTGA
- a CDS encoding DUF1444 family protein: MDEQSPELFQRLLAARLRENGWLVEEVAPLQIRIGRDDADDITLNLGNLYAAYQNGASLDPIAETVLQLLDDGGLEPETDAPLDLQRLMPLLKPREFLREVERSRVEAIVWRPFITDDVIVTLVIDADDSVRYVREREAEASGQSLDDLLETALANLIARTGGDAYEVGGAEGSALFVLATQDGYDATRILLKPLLERLASKVKGELVIGIPNRDFLVAFGSADPAMVAAIGRQVALDAQSRPHPLTNTLFTFRSGQLERYGPARHG; the protein is encoded by the coding sequence ATGGACGAACAGAGTCCCGAACTGTTCCAGCGCCTGCTGGCCGCGCGCCTGCGCGAAAACGGCTGGCTGGTGGAGGAAGTCGCCCCACTGCAGATCCGGATCGGGCGCGACGACGCGGATGACATTACGCTGAACCTCGGCAACCTGTACGCCGCCTACCAGAACGGCGCATCGCTCGACCCGATCGCCGAGACCGTCCTGCAACTGCTGGACGACGGCGGGCTGGAGCCGGAGACCGATGCGCCGCTCGACTTGCAGCGGCTGATGCCCCTGCTGAAGCCGCGCGAGTTCCTGCGCGAAGTCGAACGCAGTCGCGTCGAGGCGATTGTCTGGCGGCCGTTCATCACCGACGACGTAATCGTGACGCTGGTGATCGACGCCGATGACAGCGTGCGTTACGTGCGCGAGCGCGAGGCCGAGGCGTCGGGGCAGTCGCTGGACGACCTGCTGGAGACGGCGCTGGCGAACCTGATCGCGCGCACCGGCGGCGATGCGTACGAAGTCGGCGGGGCGGAAGGCAGCGCACTGTTCGTGCTGGCCACGCAGGACGGCTACGATGCCACGCGTATCCTGCTCAAGCCGCTGCTGGAACGGCTGGCGAGCAAGGTCAAGGGTGAACTGGTGATCGGCATCCCCAACCGCGATTTCCTGGTCGCGTTCGGCAGTGCGGATCCGGCCATGGTCGCGGCGATTGGCCGGCAGGTGGCGCTCGACGCGCAGTCGCGCCCGCACCCGCTGACGAACACCTTGTTCACGTTCCGCAGCGGCCAGTTGGAGCGCTATGGCCCGGCACGACATGGTTAA
- a CDS encoding methylated-DNA--[protein]-cysteine S-methyltransferase: MVNPPSFFDRVYAVVRLVPKGKVATYGQIATLLENPRAARTVGWALNGLPPKLAGKVPWHRVINAEGRVSNAAHRDEQMRRLRREGIRFDRNGYCDLRRYGWEPPPGLLQRIR; the protein is encoded by the coding sequence ATGGTTAACCCCCCATCGTTTTTTGATCGGGTCTACGCCGTAGTGCGCCTGGTACCGAAGGGGAAAGTGGCCACCTACGGGCAGATTGCCACACTGTTGGAAAACCCGCGCGCGGCGCGTACCGTGGGCTGGGCGCTGAACGGGCTGCCGCCAAAGCTGGCGGGCAAAGTGCCCTGGCACCGGGTCATCAACGCGGAGGGGCGCGTCAGCAACGCCGCGCACCGCGACGAGCAGATGCGCCGCCTGCGCCGCGAAGGCATCCGATTCGACCGCAACGGCTACTGCGACCTGCGTCGCTACGGCTGGGAGCCGCCGCCGGGTTTGCTGCAGCGCATACGGTAA
- a CDS encoding DnaJ domain-containing protein, translating to MTRCTVSDYYELLHVRRDASAEEIKRSYRQLARQYHPDSNKSHIAAEHMKLLNAAYDVLGDEHKRQAYDARLAVEAAMPPEGYAYAYAAPPGYARNWRPWLVWAGATALLVLAALTGTLFALRDQLPVIRATLLATPTRIPIAAATALPTWTPSPTPTATPTATATPAPTATATATRTPTATHTLVPTATPTRTPTPPPTPSPSASRVAPYPLPPLAAPGSKLVTSEATGNAGGRDLFVGNADGTVKANLTRTDELIELSPSWSPDGARIVFAEFNSGFLYTMNADGSQRAALTDDPLLRDSNPVWSPRGSVVAYQSIRRDAYVAGNGAAARVVVIDANTRDKRLIGDQPGANLAWSPDGNLLAFQVSGRDGSVLYVYNVTGRGAPFYYYTPRIRRIAWTADSRQVVIDVVVRDSNGNGRLDDTDRGEIYLATLQPFSLLPLNGTLAVVSRNGRFPGPPLDGEVFPPGIYSVQQ from the coding sequence TTGACCCGTTGCACCGTGTCGGACTACTACGAACTGCTCCACGTCAGGCGCGACGCCAGCGCCGAGGAGATCAAGCGGTCGTACCGGCAACTGGCGCGCCAGTATCACCCGGACTCCAACAAGTCGCATATCGCCGCCGAGCACATGAAACTGCTCAACGCGGCGTATGACGTGCTCGGCGACGAGCACAAGCGGCAGGCGTACGATGCGCGGCTGGCCGTCGAGGCGGCGATGCCGCCGGAAGGCTACGCGTACGCATACGCCGCGCCGCCGGGGTACGCGCGCAACTGGCGCCCGTGGCTGGTCTGGGCCGGCGCGACGGCGCTGCTGGTGCTGGCCGCGCTGACGGGCACGCTGTTCGCCCTGCGCGACCAGTTGCCGGTCATTCGCGCCACGCTGCTCGCCACGCCGACACGCATTCCGATTGCCGCCGCTACGGCGCTGCCGACCTGGACGCCCAGCCCGACGCCGACGGCAACGCCAACGGCGACCGCGACGCCGGCGCCGACGGCCACAGCAACGGCCACGCGCACGCCGACGGCCACCCACACGCTTGTACCGACCGCGACGCCGACCCGCACACCAACACCACCGCCCACGCCTTCACCGTCCGCCAGCCGAGTGGCGCCATATCCGCTCCCGCCACTGGCGGCGCCCGGCAGCAAGCTCGTGACCAGCGAAGCGACCGGCAACGCGGGCGGCCGCGACCTGTTCGTCGGCAACGCCGACGGCACCGTGAAGGCCAACCTGACCCGCACGGATGAACTAATCGAGCTGTCGCCCTCGTGGTCGCCGGACGGCGCGCGCATCGTCTTCGCCGAGTTCAACTCCGGCTTTCTGTACACGATGAACGCCGACGGCAGCCAGCGCGCGGCGCTGACCGATGACCCGTTGCTGCGTGACAGCAACCCGGTCTGGTCGCCGCGCGGCTCCGTGGTGGCCTATCAGTCAATCCGGCGCGATGCCTACGTCGCCGGCAACGGGGCCGCCGCGCGGGTGGTCGTGATCGACGCGAACACGCGGGATAAACGCCTAATCGGCGACCAGCCCGGCGCCAACCTGGCCTGGTCGCCGGATGGCAACCTGCTGGCGTTCCAGGTCAGCGGGCGCGACGGGTCGGTCCTCTACGTCTACAACGTGACGGGCCGGGGCGCGCCGTTCTACTACTATACGCCGCGCATCCGGCGCATCGCCTGGACGGCCGATTCGCGCCAGGTGGTGATCGACGTCGTGGTCCGTGACAGCAACGGCAACGGCCGGCTCGATGACACCGACCGGGGTGAAATCTACCTGGCGACGCTCCAGCCGTTCTCGCTGCTGCCGTTGAACGGGACGCTGGCCGTCGTATCGCGCAATGGCCGCTTCCCCGGTCCGCCGCTCGACGGCGAGGTGTTCCCGCCGGGCATCTACTCCGTGCAGCAATAG